The DNA window attgaaattttggtgACAGTTGATAGATATAGAATGTACAGAATTGTGAATGGCTTCTTTACCAAGTGTGACATAAACATGAGGCATTGTTCTTTTTTAGGTTTACTGACTGGAGTAGTTGTGGACTCGGGGGATGGAGTCACACACATCTGTCCTGTGTACGAAGGGTTCGCCCTGCCTCATCTCACCAGACGTTTAGATATTGCTGGTCGAGACATCACTAGATACCTtattaaggtttgtattttgttgtgttttcaGTTGTTTCTTATCTTTAAGTATTTAGAATAAGGGTGTCGAGTTCCAAACCCCTAAGATTTGAATCATGACTGGCATTGAAAAAAGTTATATAGAAATAGACTctattacaaaaaacaattccTGACATTGAATTACAAGTTACATTTTTGAATAGAAGATGTGTTTGGTTTAggataatattttaaaaatttcagtatttaaaagCAGAAGGAATAGgattgatttaattaaatttaaacaatatttgtttGTCATAGAAATATATGGTTATTAAATAACAATAGTGTGTTGTCTTTTTTTTCCAGTTGCTTTTATTACGTGGCTATGCATTCAATCATTCTGCTGATTTTGAAACAGTTCGAATGATGAAAGAGAAGTTGTGTTATGTAGGATATGATATTGAACAAGAGGAAAAGTTAGCTCTGGAAACAACTGTGCTTGTAGAGTCTTATACAGTGAGTATTAATTATAAAAGGATTAACGGTATTTACattccttttttatattttctgtattgtatgttattgtttgtaaattatccttatttattttgatgtcttttaatcaataaaaaaatattatattcatgTTCACATCAAAAGCATTTTTTTgggaatgaatatttttttaagcatcAATACTTATAGTAACTTAAGTAAGTGATAAAATAACTAATGATGTGAGTCTAGATGAAAGATTCTGTATTGCAAAATGTCTTAAAGAAATTTATCATAGCTGCTGTTTTCTCAGTGTTGTGTATTTTTATCTGCAGTTACCAGACGGACGAGTAATACGTGTGGGGGGAGAGAGATTTGGTGCTCCTGAGGCGTTGTTTCAGCCTCATCTCATCAACGTAGACGGGGTGGGGGTGGCAGAACTCCTGTTCAACACCATTCAGGCCGCAGACATTGACACCCGACCAGAGTTCTATAAACACATCGTCTTGTCCGGGGGCTCCACTATGTATCCGGGTCTGCCCAGTCGACTAGAGAGAGAAATCAAACAGCTCTACCTAGAGAGGGTGCTGAAAGGGGATACTACCAAGCTCTCAGTAAGTTTCATTTTGGATTCAGTGCTTCTTATAGATCTGCACTACTGTAAGTTGCTAATTAAacacgaggaattaatatccacatAATATAACAAGAAGCATCCTTAGCAGATTCCAAAATCCTGATTCTATTTTTTTTGACAGCTTTGAACTATATGATATTACAACAAAAGTTAGGCACTACCGCTCGCATTTTATTCTcacaatttgatgcaaaacagctGAATCATAGAGTTATGTTCATGAGTATAAGGAAAGGAATCTACAGCTCAGTAATTGTGTTGTTTTTCTATCTTGAGGAAGTAGATCTGGTGTGATGATtgcataaaaatctttttccttGTTGCTTGATTTATGAGACCTTTTGaacatgttgaaattttttgttttcataccataaaagatttttaacaCTCAAGATCTGTATTGTTTGATTTGAAGAGATTTTAAGATTGAACAAATGGTTGATTGGCATGTTGACTATATAAAATGCCTAAAAGCAGGTTTGATAAAAACCTTAAGGAAACAAGTTGTTGGTTTATACTAAAGGAATTTTTACCTTGCTTATTCTTTTATCTAAATTTTAAGACTTTCAAAATCACTTTGAACTGTTCTGCTGTTAGACAAGAGTGCTCAATTCAACCTATTcagtaatttattttcaaattgattctttgtttttgttgtgaACCCACCAAAATACATTTAGTTTCTTCTTTTATGAGgtcttggttttattttctttgcgATTGAAAATCTAAATTATTTCTCATCTTTCCTAACTTCCTTTTTCtcttaatttacatgtagttttcgACCCTGCCTGATCCTCACAACGTCATGCAGGGACCCCCTCCCCCAAGGGAACCCTAATACCGTAAATACTGCAATCctactgaaaaataaaatccctTTCTTTTGTATTTCAGAAATTCAAGATCAGGATAGAGGACCCTCCAAGGAGGAAGCACATGGTGTTCCTCGGGGGTGCAGTGCTGGCCGACATCATGAAAGACAAGGATAGCTTCTGGATGACCAGACAGGAGTATGAGGAGAAGGGGCTCCGAGTGCTGGACAAACTCTTATCGGGACCTCAGTGATTAACTGTAATCTAGGACCTTACCAAATTCCATTCCACAAGTCACAACACCAATCTCGTTCAATAGTCTAGATCCAGGGGGTTCTTGCGAAATAATGCTAAAAACATTTACCTTTGTTGGGCTTCTTTTTACTAATGAAATTCATGTATTCTTGATATCTTGAAAAGACCTAAAAGATAAATAGCTCATGAAAAAGTTAAGGATTTTCAGCTGTATCTAGTGCTTTGTCaagtattttctttaaaaagtctCTGTAGTCTgtattagaaatacatgtaatagcaaaTAAAACTATCTAGGAAATCAAAGTAGATATGTATATTGGTGGATTTTAGGTGGACATCTAAATCTATAAATGCAGCAATCAGGAATTTGAGATGTTTATATTGTACTTGTGAACGAAATTTTCATGGTGCCTTTATGGTTTGAGCAGGAGGATGTGTGCATCATAAATGTGATATGAACAAGTGGTGAAACTACTGTGAATTCTGGACAGCAATCATTGATGATCAAATCCACGATAGGGTGCTTCACGTTATCCTTTATACACTTATATTTTTCTTGTGACACTGagttatatgcatgtatattattactggaaagtttaaagatatacAGGTACCATTTTCTTTATCCAGTCATATTTGTCTCTCgggtcatttttaaaaaatatatagatgtatataaatgtataaaagttTCATTGATATTATGTGAAATATTGAAAGCATATTCATTGCAAACTGTTAAAAGGaactagtatttatttattatgtttttgaTCAATTAAATAGAAAACAGAAGCCAGTACTAAGGAAATATtactgtgggtttttttttacgtcACTTGTATCAATTGTTTAAACCAATCTGTGTGTGTGAGGATTTGTATGAAATTGCTGTAAAAGTCACAGAAAGAGGCAAACAGGCATTTCCATTGAATTTAATGCCTAATCATTAGTTTTATAATGCAGAATATGTTTAAACTTAGAATGTTAATGGGTTCATTGCTTGAAAACCGACAAAGCACAATCAATACATCACCtgcacatggtaaaaaaaaatgttacagtaTATCCCAGTTACAGGAAAGTTTGAAGTTATGGTTTATAATACATGCTTCCTTCAACAGACTTCATTCCTTGTAATATGGTTTGactgtttagaaaaaaaagtttgtttgcAATGACAGAAAGTGTTATGTATTTTAGAAACATTTATGAAAATGGTGAGGCAAAGGATGATTTTGTATACTGAACATAGCAATATTATTGAAAGAGTTACTTGTGTCTATTTGTAAATGACCAATATTAATcaccaaatttttaataaacattgaaatatttaattttctctttGGTTAGACTTTAAGGCTATGATTTAATAAACTATATGAATCAAACACACTGTGCGTTAAGGTTCCACTGACATTATAACGACTGTGACTCCTGAAGTATTTGTACCCAATTtaataactctgaaattttaTTGAAAGCTTTTTTATGGAAAAACAGTGAGTTGACTTTGCGTTACAAGCGTTTCTTAGCCTTTACACTACTCTTGTGAGTTGGGATCACTACTCTTGTGAGTTGGGATCCAAAGCCATTGACTTGCAAACAAAGGAGCTAAGAGAACAGTATTAATAATTTAGAGCCTAAAATTTGCTATGATTTTATAACTGAGAGTGTTTGGCCTAGATATTTTGCCCTCACTCCCAACGTTTATAATTCGGGTCACATTCATTATGCATGATATCGAGTTGTCTGGGGGGAGTGGCGGACGTGTTATGTACGAGCTACTTGCACCGGCCAATTTTGTAGGACCCGGCCCTTTAGCCTCCATTATAACACAGTAATTATAGTATAACCCGATACTGTGTTGTCTGGTAATCAATGGTTTTGCATGTAACAAAACTATAGCTGTATTTGTTTAACGGGACTGAATCTGGATATGGAGCATGCTTTCGGAGGAAATTGGCAGCATTTATTATAGTAACAAGAGTCATAATATGGTTATGATGACGTGTTCCTGTATTATTGAAATGTTCACAACGGATTGcgaatcaaataaatataaaacaaagtcCAGACTCGATATCAGAGTCCTGAGTTTGGTCACTCGCCGCTGATGTAGACTAAGTGATCCAAACCGCCGCACTGAGACTATTAGCACAAAAAACTAATCTAAAGAAGTGAATTATTTTTGGAcagtttttgtttataaataaatgctaCATATATATAAGGTGTTTCAGTATTAATGGATCAGTGCTGTATTAAAGAAAAGCAGTTTCTCACGTAGGAACAAGACAGGTTAAATATAATACTAAAACAAGGATCTACGCTCACGCTATATAAGCAGATAAGCAAGGGTCTATTATATGGCTTAATATCGCGTAATCTGCAGTTTAGACGGGCCTTGCAAAAAGCAACCTTGGCATTGACATAATTATCCAACACAGTGGTTTTTAGATTGTATTTGCTCTCCTTTTTCTTAAGATtgtgttcatacatgtacatttaaagaggttcgctccataggttttgggtagccattttgggccacctctagtctgaaaattctgcatcacatattaattctagtaaatgtttatatttaatacaatgccaaatgatttttagctcaccgagacgaagtcagggggagcttatgctataccctcggcgtcggcgtcggtgtcggcgtcggcgtccgaacctggttaaagtttttgttgcaggtcctgtatctaagctattacttgtccta is part of the Crassostrea angulata isolate pt1a10 chromosome 3, ASM2561291v2, whole genome shotgun sequence genome and encodes:
- the LOC128177035 gene encoding actin-related protein 2; translation: MDSQGRKVVVCDNGTGFVKCGYAGSNFPAHIFPSLVGRPIIRSTAKIGNIEIKDIMLGDEASELRSMLEVNYPMENGIVRNWDDMLLLYDYTFGPEKLNLNCRDSKILLTEPPMNPNKNREKMIEVMFEKYGFQGVYIAIQAVLTLYAQGLLTGVVVDSGDGVTHICPVYEGFALPHLTRRLDIAGRDITRYLIKLLLLRGYAFNHSADFETVRMMKEKLCYVGYDIEQEEKLALETTVLVESYTLPDGRVIRVGGERFGAPEALFQPHLINVDGVGVAELLFNTIQAADIDTRPEFYKHIVLSGGSTMYPGLPSRLEREIKQLYLERVLKGDTTKLSKFKIRIEDPPRRKHMVFLGGAVLADIMKDKDSFWMTRQEYEEKGLRVLDKLLSGPQ